The Chordicoccus furentiruminis DNA window ACAATAACCGGGCAGGTGATGCTTCAGATGCGATCCTGAAACAGATCGAGGAAGAGCAGGCGGATATGGGTGTTTCGAATGCCCCCGCGCCGCCATCCAGATCGGATAAAGATGTGGATGACCGGGTAACGGATAAGGATGCATGGCGTTACGGACAGACCATGCCGGTTACGTTGGTCGATGGTTTTCAGTATATCGGAATACTGGAGATTCCCAGCCTCGGGATCCGGCTTCCAGTCATGGATACCTGGGATTATGACCGGCTGAGGATCAGCCCCTGCCTGTACAGCGGCAGCTACTATACAGATGACATGGTCATCTGCGGACACAATTATCAGAGACATTTTTCTCCCATCAAGGGAGTGGACATAGACGCAGATGTGTATTTCATAACTGCGGACAAGGTCATCTACCATTATACGGTAAGCAACCGGGAGACCGTACAGCCCACATCGGTGGAGCAGATGATCCGGAACATGAATAATCGTGATCCGGAGGACGGTGACATGGAAGACTGGGACCTGACCCTGTTCACCTGTAACACGGGCGGACAGACCCGGTGCGCTGTAAGGTGCATCCGGGCAGAGTAAGATGGGAGATAAGGGATGACAGATAAACAGCTTAAAAAACTCAGCAAACAGGAGCTTCTCTCGCTGCTTTTAACGCAGAGCAAAGAGATGGACCGGCTGAAGGAAGAGCTGGAGGAGACCAGAAAGCAGCTGGAAGATCGCAATATACAGATCAGTAAGTGCGGCTCCCTTGCGGAAGCATCCCTTGCGGTTTTCCATGTTCTGGAAGAAGCGCAGAAAGCAGCGGATTTGTATCTGGATAATGTTAAGAGCGGACGCTTTGAACCGGACGAAGTGCCGGCAGACAAGGCTGAAGAAGTACACGAATTGTCTTCAGACAAGGCAAAAGAAGTACAGAAACATAAAGGATTTACTGCAAGCCAGTGCAGCCATTTTCGACAGAGCACAAATACGCAGTAAGAGGAGAGGGGATACAAGTGAAAAAGAGCACATTTTCGCCTGAGGATCTTCCCTCGACAGGACAACTGGAAACGGAGCTGAAACGTGTCACATACGCGAAGAATTACCGGACGGTGCTCCGAAGCACGATCTACACATTGATTACAGTGGCAGCGGTCGCTGCTCTGGTCGCGGTGTTGCTGCTTCCGGTACTCAGGATCTACGGATCAAGTATGAACCCGACGCTGACAGAAGAAGATATCGTTGTATCACTGAAAAGCAACGAATTCAAGACAGGTGACATCATAGCGTTTTACTACAACAACAAGATCCTGGTAAAACGGGTGATCGCGAACCCGGGCGACTGGGTGGACATCGACAAAGAAGGCACTGTCTACGTCAATAACGAGAAACTGGAAGAACCATATCTGCAGACGAAGGCACTTGGGGACTGCAACATCAAACTTCCCTATCAGGTTCCGGAGTCCAGGATATTCGTCATGGGAGATAACCGGGATGTCTCGGTGGATTCCCGCAATACATCGGTCGGCTGCGTAGCAGAGGAGCAGATCGTAGGAAAGATCGTGTTTTGCATCTGGCCCTTCTCAAGATTCGGGAAGATCCAATGAAAACATATAAGAAACAAATGGAAGGAGGTGTGTTCGGTTGAGAGAGACAACCTGTTGCAGCATACGAGGAAAGCCGGCCTGGGAAGCCGCTCGCGGTCGCTGGATGCGGATACCACGGAGCCAGTCAGAATTAATCTTAATACCGAAAACATCCCCTTGCGGATACTTTCAAACAGAGACCTGCCGGGAGAGAGACGTCGGCAGAGTACTGAATATATTGGAAAGGAGGTATATTCCAGTACCTTCTTGAAAAATAATTGGTATAATGATAAAAATAAAGAACAAGATGATAGCAAATAAAAAGAGAGGACAAAATATGAAATCTTTAAAGAAGATGATGGCTTTGGCGCTTGCCATGGTAATGGTGCTTAGCGTGATGAGCATCACTGCATTTGCAGCGGTTGGTGATTATAATATCACCGTTACAAACGACAATGAGTCGATGAGTATTAATGGTAAGCAGTATAAAGCTTACAAAGTTTTCAGTTTAACATTGGGTGGAAAAACTACAACTACCACAACTGACCCTGCAACAGGAGAGGAAACTTCGACCGATAGCTATAGTGCTTATGCGTACAGTATTAAGAATACTGATTGGGCTTGGGCCAAATTAACAACTGGTGCAACGACTGATGCTAAGGGTGTTATCACGACAACATACGGAATCAAATTAACGCCTTCTGCTGCTGATCCTACTACTTATGTAGTGGATGGATCGACAATGTCTGCAGCAAATGCCCGTTCATTGGCAGATGCACTTCAGAGCGTTCTTCCTACTAGCGCAGATGGAACCGGCACAGGTGGTGAAGATGAAACTGCAACAATTCAGCTTTCTGATCCCGGTTACTATGCTGTATATGGTGTTGTAATCCCGACTGATCCGGAGCTGGATCCTGCTGAAGAAGTTGTAGCAGCGGTGGCTCTTACCACCACAGATCCGAATGCGGAAGTGAAGCCGAAGGCTAGTGTTCCGACGATCGACAAGAAGATTAAGAAAGTGCAGGAAGGGACAACTGAAATCAGTGATGCTCTCCTGGATACTAAGGGTCAGGCTGCTGTTGCAAAAGTTGGTTCTACAGTAACTTATGAGATTACTGCTACTACTCCTGATCTGACGGGATATACAGATTATACCTATATCATCGGTGATGATATCTCCGCAGGCCTTACTTATGATAAGTCAAGCTTTACCCTTACTATCAATGGAGCTGCAGCTACTTATGTTACCAGTACAACTGCTGCCACAGATGACAATGAACTTATTTTCAAAACCGGTGATAAAGGCTTTGAATTAACTATTCCTTATAGTGTACTTCAGGCAGCCGGTGCTGGAAAGAATGTTGTTCTTACATATTCGTGTACTGTGAATAGCAGCGCTCTTACATATGACTATGAGAACAATACTGCAGACCTTACGTATTCTAAGACACCGTATGACAATACTACAAATAAGACTCCTGAAAAGAAAACTTATGTTATCGATTTGAATCTTGATGTAGATAAGATCGACGGAACTGATAGCACGAAGCATCTTGATGGAGCGACATTTAAACTTTATCGTGAAGTCAGCACGCCTGCAGCTGAGCCCGGCGGAGAAGCTACAACTTCTAAAGAGTATTATCAGTGGGATGCAACAAATGGAAAAGTCACATGGGTTGCTACTCAGTCTGCTGGTGATAGTTTCACAACAGATTCAACTGGTAAGCTTTCACAGCAGGTAAGAGGTCTTGACAAAGGTACATATTACTTTGAAGAGACAGTAGCTCCTAAGGGTTACAATCTTCTTTCGGCTCCTGTAGCTGTAGTTATCAGTGTAGAAGAAGCAGCAAACGGCGAGAAAGTTACATATTCTGCAACTTATGGTGGAAAAAATGCAACGATAACCAATGGTGAAGTTAATCTTGCATCTGAAACTCAGGCCAGTGGCAAACAGCCGGTTGCTACAGGAACGATCGAGAACAATTCTGGTGCAGAACTTCCGAGCACTGGTGGCATCGGTACCACAATCTTCTACGTAATCGGTGCAATCCTTGTTCTTGGTGCTGGCATCCTTCTGGTAACCCGCAGAAGAATGAACGCTAACTAATTGAATAGCTTTTAATGGAAGCGTCGTTCAGACGAATAGATTAAAGTGAATTAACAACCCGCTGCTTCCCTGGAATCATTCCGGGGAAGCAGTTTTTTATAGTTGGATATGATTAAACGCCTGATAAAATATTCTGCAGTCTTTTTTCTAACGGTAGGTTTGCTATTAATTGCTCTGGTAGGTGTGGCGAAGATTCCAAAGAGTGCTATCCGCTCCAGAATGATAGAAACCGCTGAATATTTAAGCACAAAACCAGCAACACACTTTGCGGTAAGTGGGATACGCTCGAGCTCGATTGATTGGTATGCTGATTCCTTGCTTCTAAATATTGCATATAATCTTGATGATCAGAACACACTGGAGTCCGTAATGTGGGCACCATTCTCTGGGTATACCAATCAACATGTAAGTCGGTATTTGTTGGAATCTGCAAGAGACGGATTAGAGCCAACGCAAGAATACCTTAGATATTGGCACGGTTCTGCAGTCATAGTCCGTTTAGAACACCTTTTCTTGAATATTCGACAAATTTACTTTCTGCATGCGTTGATTATAGCGGCTTTGTGCATTTGGCTTTTGCAAATGCTGATAAGTGAAGGCTTTAAGAAGGAAGGAATTGCCTTTCTGCTTTCGATTATTTGTGTAAGCATCTGGTTTGTCCCATTCTGCCTTGAGTATACATGGGTATTTTTAGTAATGCTGGTCTTCTCTGTGATAACAATAAGGGCCGCATTGAGAAACCAGTATGATGGAATGGGCTCGTTGTTTCTTATTGTTGGAATGGTTACAGTGTATCTTGATTTTCTAAGCACAGAAACTGTGACGCTTCTAATCCCTCTCATATTTGTTCTTCGAATAAGAGAACGGAACAATTCTTCAGACAACTGGGGATTTGTTTTAAAGAACTCGGCGCTTTGGCTGTTCGGGTATGCCGATATGTGGGCAATGAAATGGCTCATTGCGTCCATTGTTCTTCAGCAAAATGTCATGCCTTATGTCACTGGTCATATTGAAGAGCGGCTTGGAGGGAGTGTGCACTTGCCCTTATCTCAGTTTCTTATTCAGGCAATTACAAGGAACACATCAAGGCTTTTTCCCTTTGATTATGGAATAGCTGGATCTATCGTCTTTTTGCTTAGTGTACTGATATTTGTGGTGTATCCCATTTACGCTGGGAGAATTAGTATTTGTCGGGAGATAGATCAGAATCACATGTTGCTGTATCTGTCTTTATCCCTGGTACCTTATGTTAGATATTTGATATTACATAACCATTCGTGGAGGCATTGCAACTTTACTTATCGTGCTCAAGCCTCTACGATATTCGCGTTGTGTCTTGTAGTGTTTGAGGTGATTGAGTTCGCTCCAAGAAAAGGGATGAAAAAAAGTGTATGATCTTACTGTTCTTATGCCCTGTCTGAACGAAGAAGAGAATATAGCGTATTGTATTGATGAGGCTCAGAGTTACTTGAAGTCCCAGGGGATGAGAGGGGAAATTCTTGTCGTGGATAACGACAGCACAGACCAGTCAGCTGAGATAGCGGTTGCGCATGGAGCCACCGTGATCAAGGAGCATCGCCGTGGTTACGGTCGTGCCCTTCGCACCGGCCTCGCTGCCGCAAAGAGTGAAGTGATCATCTTCGGTGATTGCGACAGTACATATGATTTTGCCAATCTCGATCCAATCTATCTTCCTCTTGCAGAGAATAAAATAGACTTTATGACCGGTGACCGCTTCGGCGGTCAGATGGAAGATGGAGCCATGAGCTGGTCACACAAGCTCGGTGTGCCGTTCCTGTCCTGGTGCGGTCGCGTGAAATTCGGAGTGAAGATCCACGACTGGCATTGTGGTATCCGGGGAATCCAGAAGGATGCACTTCAGAAACTAAGTCTGCAAACCGATGGTATGGAGTTTGCCACGGAGATGATTGCGGAGGCATCGCGGAAGGGTCTGCGGATCGGAGAAGTAAGTGTGCCGCTGAAAAAGGCGCAGAACGAGCGGCAGGAGAAACTACGGACGATCCGGGACGGGTTCCGGCATCTCTGGTATATAGTAAGAGCGTAGGGTCAGTGGCAATTGAGGCCGCTGGCCTTTTTTCTTTGTAGAAACGAGTTCTTGTTGAAAAAGGTAGCTTTTTGATGTATGATATTTGAGTAAAAGTTTAGCTATTACTATGAGGTGAAATCTATGGCACGCCAAAAGAAAAACGGACAGTATTTGAACGTAAAAATCGATGTGAATGTGTACCAGAGATTAGAGGAATTTTGCGAAGAAACCGGGTACACAAAAACGGCTGCCGTAGAGAGAGCTCTTACAACCTTGATGAATAACCACGAAGCTGATCAGGAGACCCTTCGGAGAATCGCGGACGGATCAGTAAAACTGGTAGAGACCGGGGGTGATGTGCATGCCTAAGACGCCGGAGCAGATTGCGCGGGAGGCGATCGATCGAAGGCTAAATGATGCCGGATGGGTCATTCAGGATATGAACAAAATCAATCTCTCGGCAGCTCTTGGAGTCGCAATCCGCGAATTTCCGACGAGTACCGGGCCGGTAGACTATGCCCTTTTTGTGGCTGGAAAACCCGTGGGAGTTGTCGAAGCAAAGAAAGATACTGAAGCCCAGAATATCACTGTGGTTGAAGGTCAGTCCTTTAGGTACGCAAATAGCACATTTAAATATCTGGATGACGGATATGAGATCCGGTTTGCCTATGAGGCCACCGGTACCTTGACGCGCTTTACAGATTTTCATGATATCAAATATCGGTCTCGTTCTGTCTTTTCCTTTCACCAACCGGAAACTCTCCGGGACTGGATTGCCGCTCCAGACACTGTGCGGAACAACCTGAAGCATATGCCGGAGCTGGATACAACCGGTTTCCGCAAGTGCCAGGAGATCGCCATTAAGAATCTGGACACATCCTTTGCCGAGAACAGGCCGAAAGCACTTGTTCAGATGGCCACCGGTGCGGGAAAGACCTTTACTGCAATTACAGAGTCTTACCGACTGCTTACTTACGGGAAGATGACCAGGATTCTTTTTCTCGTGGATACAAAATCCCTCGGAGTACAGGCAGAGCAGGAATTCCGAGCATATGTGCCTAATGGGGAGCAGCGGGTCTTCTCGGATATTTTCGGCGTCCGCCTTCTGAAGAAGTCTGTCATGTCTCCCTCCAATCAGGTTTATATCAGCACAATTCAGAGAATGTACTCTATCTTGAAGGGTGAGGAACTGTCCGAAGAAGACGAAGATATAGAAGATGAGATCGACCGTGATCAGGAGAACAGGCCGCCGGTCAGTGTTGTTTATAATAAAAAGTATCCGCCGGAATTCTTCGATTGCATTATCGTCGATGAGTGTCACCGGTCGATTTACAATGTGTGGTCGCAGGTCTTGGAGTATTTTGATGCCTTTATCATTGGCCTGACCGCAACGCCGGAGAAGAGGACATTTGCGTTCTTTAATCAGAACGTGGTCAGCGAATATTCCCGTGAGAAGGCAATTATTGACCGGGTGAACGTCGGCGAGGACATCTATCTGATTAATACAGAAATCACCCAGAACGGCGCTATGATCATGAAGCGTCTGGCGGAATACCGGGATCGTCTGACCCGGGCAAAGCGCTGGCGGCAGATGGATGAGGATATGGCCTATAATCCGGGAATGCTGGATGTGGATGTTGTGAATCCGAGCCAGATCCGTGCCGTCATCCAGACATATCGGGATAAGGTCTTTACTGAGCTGTTCCCGCGCAGGAAGAACGTACCGAAGACGCTGATCTTTGCTAAAAATGACAGCCATGCCGATGATATTGTTCAGATTGTCAGAGAGGTCTTTGGTGAGGGAAACGAATTCTGCCAGAAGATTACCTGTAAGGCGAAGAAGGCGGACGAGGCTCTGAGCAATTTCCGTAACCAGTTCTATCCACGTATTGCAGTGACTGTCGAAATGATCGCCACCGGAACGGACGTGAAGCCTCTGGAGTGTCTGATCTTTATGCGTGATGTCCGGAGCAAGGGCCACTACGAGCAGATGCTCGGTCGTGGAACCAGGGTGCTGAAGCTGGAAGACCTGAAGATGGTCTCCGGTGATGATGCCACAGAGAAGGATCACTTTGTCGTGATAGATGCTGTCGGCGTAACGAAATCCAAGAAGACGGAAACAAGGCCGCTGGAGTACAAGCCCCATGTAAGTCTGACAGAGCTCATGAAGCGGGCATCGCTCGGTACAAAAGATCCGGAGATCCTTACGTCATTGGCAAATCGTCTTATACGGCTGAGCAATAAACTCAAGCCAGAGGAACTGGATGAGTTTGAAGCCAAAGTAGGGAAGCCAATTAGTACTGTTGCTGAAGATCTGCTCAACGCCTTCGATGAAGATGTGGTTGCTGCAAGGGCCGGTGTCACGCTTGACCCGGACAGAGAGCCAAGTCCGGAAGAAAAGACAAAGTTAGATGCTGCTCAGGAGGAACTAATCAAAGAAGCAGAGCAGCCATTTAGTGTTCCGGACAACCGAGATTATATTGAGGATGTCCGCAAGAAGCATGATCAGATCATTGACAATGTGAACATCGATTCTGTAACTTATGCTGGCTGGGATAAAGATCGTGAAAGCAACGCTGATCAGGTGATCAAGAGCTTTCATGAATTTATCGAAGAGAACAAGGATGAGATCCTTGCCCTGCGGATCATTTATGATCAGAGGTACGCAGATCGTCCGATGGCGATCAAGAAGCTGAAGGAGCTGTACGAAAAGCTGCAGCAGGAACATATCACCATTGAACGGCTCTGGGATTGTTATGCCATTAAGAAGCCGGACAAAGTGAAGCGTGGCACGATCGGACAGCTGGCGGATCTGATTTCCATTATTCGGTTCGAGATGGGCTATGCCGATAACCTGCAGCCGTTTGCGGACAAAGTGAATTATAACTTCATGCAGTGGACGTTGAAACGGAACGCCGGTGCCGTTCATTTCACGGATGAGCAGATGGAATGGTTGCGGATGGTGAAAGATCACATCGCCGCGAGTCTGAGCATCAGCGCGGATGATCTGGATTATACGCCATTTGACCGGAAGGGTGGGCTCGGCAGATTTTATGAAGTGTTCGGTGATCAGTATCTGGAGATACTTGATGAGATGAATATAGAATTGGTGGCGTAAGGGTATGGAATGGAAGAGATATAAACTTGGTGACATGCTTTCATATGAACAGCCAACACCATTTATTGTAGAATCCACAGACTATAATGATTCCTATGAAACACCGGTATTGACAGCCGGAAAGTCATTTATCATAGGATATACGGATGAGACTTCGGGAATATATGATCAATTGCCAGTCATTATTTTTGATGATTTTACTACCTCGACCCAGTTTGTTAACTTTCCGTTCAAAGTGAAATCTTCGGCAATGAAAATACTCACGGCAAATGAAAAACTTGTTTTGCCAAAGTTTATTTATTACCGTATGCAGATTATTGAGTTCGACCACAGCACTCATAAGCGTTATTGGATTCAGCAATATTCTAAGATTCAAGTTGATTTGCCACCAATCGACGAACAGCGGCGTATCGTTTCTCGAATCGAGGAAATGTTTTCTGAACTGGACAATAGCGTTAGCACATTGCAGAAGACAAAGGAGCAGTTGAAGGTTTACAGGCAGGCGGTGCTGAAAGATGCTTTTAAAGGTGTTGTTGAAAAAAAGCCTATTCGACAAATGTCAGAGTTTGTTACGAGTGGATCAAGGGGATGGGCAAAATACTATGCTGATGAAGGAGCAAGGTTTATCCGCATCACAGATCTTACGAGAGACAAGATTATTCTAAAGAACGATAGTATTCAGCGAGTTAATCTTCCTGAAGAGACAGAAGGAAAACGAAGTAGGTTGAATCCTTTCGATGTTTTGGTTTCTATTACTGCAGACTTGGGCAGTATTGCT harbors:
- a CDS encoding DNA repair protein, with product MTDKQLKKLSKQELLSLLLTQSKEMDRLKEELEETRKQLEDRNIQISKCGSLAEASLAVFHVLEEAQKAADLYLDNVKSGRFEPDEVPADKAEEVHELSSDKAKEVQKHKGFTASQCSHFRQSTNTQ
- a CDS encoding sortase; amino-acid sequence: MMRRFGTLLTAIGLLLMAGGLGLVIYNMWDNNRAGDASDAILKQIEEEQADMGVSNAPAPPSRSDKDVDDRVTDKDAWRYGQTMPVTLVDGFQYIGILEIPSLGIRLPVMDTWDYDRLRISPCLYSGSYYTDDMVICGHNYQRHFSPIKGVDIDADVYFITADKVIYHYTVSNRETVQPTSVEQMIRNMNNRDPEDGDMEDWDLTLFTCNTGGQTRCAVRCIRAE
- a CDS encoding glycosyltransferase family 2 protein, with amino-acid sequence MYDLTVLMPCLNEEENIAYCIDEAQSYLKSQGMRGEILVVDNDSTDQSAEIAVAHGATVIKEHRRGYGRALRTGLAAAKSEVIIFGDCDSTYDFANLDPIYLPLAENKIDFMTGDRFGGQMEDGAMSWSHKLGVPFLSWCGRVKFGVKIHDWHCGIRGIQKDALQKLSLQTDGMEFATEMIAEASRKGLRIGEVSVPLKKAQNERQEKLRTIRDGFRHLWYIVRA
- a CDS encoding restriction endonuclease subunit S, with product MLSYEQPTPFIVESTDYNDSYETPVLTAGKSFIIGYTDETSGIYDQLPVIIFDDFTTSTQFVNFPFKVKSSAMKILTANEKLVLPKFIYYRMQIIEFDHSTHKRYWIQQYSKIQVDLPPIDEQRRIVSRIEEMFSELDNSVSTLQKTKEQLKVYRQAVLKDAFKGVVEKKPIRQMSEFVTSGSRGWAKYYADEGARFIRITDLTRDKIILKNDSIQRVNLPEETEGKRSRLNPFDVLVSITADLGSIALIPEDIEEAYINQHIAMIRFENPQLGEFMAWYLKSDYGQKDLLKNKRGGGKLGLGLDDIRDTPVPDVSDATSKKIVSEIESRLSVCDSIEHTVDTALQQAEAMRQSILKQAFEGRL
- a CDS encoding isopeptide-forming domain-containing fimbrial protein — protein: MIANKKRGQNMKSLKKMMALALAMVMVLSVMSITAFAAVGDYNITVTNDNESMSINGKQYKAYKVFSLTLGGKTTTTTTDPATGEETSTDSYSAYAYSIKNTDWAWAKLTTGATTDAKGVITTTYGIKLTPSAADPTTYVVDGSTMSAANARSLADALQSVLPTSADGTGTGGEDETATIQLSDPGYYAVYGVVIPTDPELDPAEEVVAAVALTTTDPNAEVKPKASVPTIDKKIKKVQEGTTEISDALLDTKGQAAVAKVGSTVTYEITATTPDLTGYTDYTYIIGDDISAGLTYDKSSFTLTINGAAATYVTSTTAATDDNELIFKTGDKGFELTIPYSVLQAAGAGKNVVLTYSCTVNSSALTYDYENNTADLTYSKTPYDNTTNKTPEKKTYVIDLNLDVDKIDGTDSTKHLDGATFKLYREVSTPAAEPGGEATTSKEYYQWDATNGKVTWVATQSAGDSFTTDSTGKLSQQVRGLDKGTYYFEETVAPKGYNLLSAPVAVVISVEEAANGEKVTYSATYGGKNATITNGEVNLASETQASGKQPVATGTIENNSGAELPSTGGIGTTIFYVIGAILVLGAGILLVTRRRMNAN
- a CDS encoding type I restriction endonuclease subunit R, encoding MPELDTTGFRKCQEIAIKNLDTSFAENRPKALVQMATGAGKTFTAITESYRLLTYGKMTRILFLVDTKSLGVQAEQEFRAYVPNGEQRVFSDIFGVRLLKKSVMSPSNQVYISTIQRMYSILKGEELSEEDEDIEDEIDRDQENRPPVSVVYNKKYPPEFFDCIIVDECHRSIYNVWSQVLEYFDAFIIGLTATPEKRTFAFFNQNVVSEYSREKAIIDRVNVGEDIYLINTEITQNGAMIMKRLAEYRDRLTRAKRWRQMDEDMAYNPGMLDVDVVNPSQIRAVIQTYRDKVFTELFPRRKNVPKTLIFAKNDSHADDIVQIVREVFGEGNEFCQKITCKAKKADEALSNFRNQFYPRIAVTVEMIATGTDVKPLECLIFMRDVRSKGHYEQMLGRGTRVLKLEDLKMVSGDDATEKDHFVVIDAVGVTKSKKTETRPLEYKPHVSLTELMKRASLGTKDPEILTSLANRLIRLSNKLKPEELDEFEAKVGKPISTVAEDLLNAFDEDVVAARAGVTLDPDREPSPEEKTKLDAAQEELIKEAEQPFSVPDNRDYIEDVRKKHDQIIDNVNIDSVTYAGWDKDRESNADQVIKSFHEFIEENKDEILALRIIYDQRYADRPMAIKKLKELYEKLQQEHITIERLWDCYAIKKPDKVKRGTIGQLADLISIIRFEMGYADNLQPFADKVNYNFMQWTLKRNAGAVHFTDEQMEWLRMVKDHIAASLSISADDLDYTPFDRKGGLGRFYEVFGDQYLEILDEMNIELVA
- the lepB gene encoding signal peptidase I gives rise to the protein MKKSTFSPEDLPSTGQLETELKRVTYAKNYRTVLRSTIYTLITVAAVAALVAVLLLPVLRIYGSSMNPTLTEEDIVVSLKSNEFKTGDIIAFYYNNKILVKRVIANPGDWVDIDKEGTVYVNNEKLEEPYLQTKALGDCNIKLPYQVPESRIFVMGDNRDVSVDSRNTSVGCVAEEQIVGKIVFCIWPFSRFGKIQ